Within the Candidatus Paceibacterota bacterium genome, the region CGCAGGGCCACATCAAGCTCGACAATCCGTTGGCAGGGCCGCCTGGCCGAGGTGCCCGATTCCGCGCAGGCACGGACGCTTCGGCGGAACGTCCCTCCTAAACCGGGCTTCATCTTGACGGAGCACGGCCAGCAGAATCCAACCCTCCGGCCGCCTGGCGCGCGGCAGTCCGGGCCAAGGCCCGGTTTCGTGGTTTCACCGGGCTACTCGGGCGAAGCCTTCGCAATGGCCTCGACAATCTGCTGGTAGCCGGTGCAGCGGCAGAGGTTGCCGGAGATAGCGCGTCGGATTTCCGCCTCGGTCGGCCGGGGATTCCAATCCAGCAGGGCCTTGGCGCTCAGCAGCATGCCCGGCGTGCAGAAGCCGCAGTGGGCGGCATCGTGGTCGAGAAATGACTCTTGCAGAGGATGGAGTTTGCCGTTTTGGGCCAGACCTTCCACGGTCAGGACCTCTCGGCCAGCGATTTGTGAGGCCAGCACCAGGCAAGAATTGACCGGCGCTCCGTCGAGCAGGACCGTGCACGCGCCGCACTCACCTATTTCGCAGCCGCACTTGGTGCCCATCAACCCCACATGGTCACGCAGCAAGTCGAGCAGCGTCGTGTTGGCGGGGACTGTAAGAGTGTGCGGAAGTCCATTGATCGTGATGGTGATGGAAGTCTCGGTGGCAGGCCGCGCTGGCCCGAGCGCGCCAGGGGCAGGCATAGGGGGCTTCGCCGAGACCGCCTCACGACGGTCCGCTCGGCGAGCGGGCCCTGCCAGCTTTGCAGGCGCGGACGATTGGGGCGCAGGGTTCGCGGCACAGTCCTGCAGTGCCCGCCGCACCAGGACCGCGATTACCGGCTCTTTATACTCGGTGGACCAGCGCCGGCCCGTGGCTTTGATCATCTCCTCGGAGACCTTCTGGCCGGCGGCAGCGAAGAGCTTCGGCCCGGGCTTCTCCCCGATCAGCATCCGCTCGGCCTCCACCACCCGCTGCCACGTCGGAAAAGCCGCGCCCGGAACGATCCGCGCCTCGGCAATCCTGCCGCTCTTGTTTATTCGGAGGACGGCTGCCACGCTGAGGCGGGAGATCGAAAGCGCGTTGCGACGGCCCAGCTTGATGAATGCGCTGCGCACGCCTCGACCGAGCTTGGGAAATCTGATGCCGGTTAGGAGTTCGTCTGGCTTCGCCTTCGTCTGATAAGGTCTGACGAACAGGTCCGCCAGCGGCAGCTCCCGACAGTCCGACCTGGACTGCAGCGTCACAGTCGCCCCCAGGGCAATCAGCGGGGGCGCGGTATCCGCACACGCAGCCGCATTCATGACGTTGCCGCCCACCGTTCCACGCTCCCGGATTTGCGGAGACCCGATTGCCGCGGCCGCGACGCCCAACAGCGGGGCGAACTTTCGCACCACCTCCGACCGCACCAGATCAGCGTGGGTGGCCAACGGGCCGATGGTGATGTCATCGTCCGATTCGGCGATCCCACTGAGTTCAGCCACCCGGGATATGTCCAACACGATTCTGGGCGCCATCTTCGATCCGCGTCGCAGCTCGATCAGCAGATCCGTTCCGCCCGCCAGGATGCGGGTCTCCGCCCCATGCCTAGCCAGCACGCTGCACGCCTCAGCGATGGTCTCGGCGGCGATGTA harbors:
- a CDS encoding (2Fe-2S)-binding protein, translated to MPAPGALGPARPATETSITITINGLPHTLTVPANTTLLDLLRDHVGLMGTKCGCEIGECGACTVLLDGAPVNSCLVLASQIAGREVLTVEGLAQNGKLHPLQESFLDHDAAHCGFCTPGMLLSAKALLDWNPRPTEAEIRRAISGNLCRCTGYQQIVEAIAKASPE